A stretch of DNA from Thermococcus sp. Bubb.Bath:
GCTGGACAAGATAATGGAGCTCGCAAGGGAAGAAGAACCGGAACTCTACTTTGAGGCGTGCTTTAGGCTGGGGGAGATATTCCTCCAGGAGGACAACTACAGGGGCGCCATCAAGTGTGCCCTGCGGGCTATATACTACGCTCCGACCGACGACCTCTTCCGCCTCGGCTTCAAGAGGCTCGGAAACATGCTGTTCCTGATAAAAGAGGCCGGGAAAAAGAAGGAGCTCGCCGAGAACATGGACACTATGAGGGTGCTGCTTAAGGAGGACGAGAACCTCGGCTCATTCTTGGATGCTCTTGTGAAGGTCGCAAATGGGGAGGAAGTGGAGGTTGAGTTCCCGGTAGAGGAAATGAACGAGGCCCTCCAGCTATTCAAAGGATGAGCCCAAGGGTCTTCATTGCTTCTTCCCTTTTTGGTGGAAACGGGTAGTTGTAGGGCTCTTTTCCAGGTCTCTCATTGTAGTAGGGCCTGTTGCAACCTGGACAGCCGTGCGTCATGAAAACCGTCGGGGGTATCATCAACAGCTTTTCCTCGGAAAGGGTAAACCCCCTGATAGAGTCCCCCTCAAAGACTATAGTATCCTCCCCTCCGATGCTCACGAGGTACCTCGCCAGCTGGATTCTTCTATAGCGCTCTACGCTCGGCGGCTTGAGGTTCTCAAGCCTGGTTCCCTTTATCGGCGTGAAGGCAAAGAGTGAGACGTCGGCACCTATCCTCCTCGCTCTGATGAAGGCATCAACGACCTCTCTATCCGTCTCACCGAGGCCGACGATTATGTGTATAACCGCCCTTCCCTGCCCGAAGACATTAACTACCCTTGCCGTAAAATCCCACAGTTCATTCCAGGAGGCATCGGGCTTGATGTCCCCAAAAATCCTCTCGCTGGCGGCATCGAGGCCGACACCAATGTAGTCAACACCAAGGGATTTGAAGCGTTCAAGGGTCTCGGAATCGACTGGCGTTACCGAGATCGAAACGGGTAGGTTAATGGTGGAAAATGCCTCAAGGAGTTCAAAAACATCATCCAGCATTCCGGGATACTCAATCGTCTGGAGGCAGATTCTCGCGAAATCGCCGTTTTTAAGGCGCTCCACTACTTCATCAACCCGGAAGGCCGGCCACACGACGCGGGAGAGCTTTTCCAGGTCGGCTCTGCTGGAGCGGGCCTGGGCGCAGAAGGCGCAGTCGTTGGAGCATCTTCCAGGCCAGTAGGTCATGAGGTAAGCGGTGGTCGGTCTCGCGAGCAGCTTTGCCCTGATTAGACCCATTGCTATGGCCGTTCCATAGGAGACCCTTACCAGCTTAACCATCCCCAGACCTCCGTAGGTAGGGTGCGAAGAGGGTTATAAATGAAACCCCCAGGATGAGGGGAAGAACCGGGAAGACGCCCGTGTAACCCCTGAGCTGGGCGACGTATCCGAGGCTTATCTGTCCGGCCAGCGTTCCGAGGTCAAGGAACATGGTGTATATGCTCGACCCCATCGTCCTTATTCTCTGGGGAAGGTCGCCGAGCGCCATAAGCTGCATCGCGGGAACGGAGAGGCCGAAGCCCGTTCCTATCAGCGCGGCGCTTATGTACGAGCCGGGGGGCAGGAGGGAGAGCTGGAGGGAGATGTAGCCGGCAAGGACGCTCAAGAGCCCGATAACCGTCGGAATCAGCGGGCCGAACCTGTCGGCGCTCTTTCCTCCAATCAGCCTCGTGACGAGGGAGAACGTCCCTATGACCATCATGTAGTAGCCGAAGAGGCTCTGCTTAAGCGAGATTGACTTGTAGTATGCCGGTAGAAAGGTGGTGACGCCCGCGTAGCTGACCGAAAAGAAGAACAGTGTCAAAGAAACGGCTATGAAAGTTGGCTTTAGAAGCTCCCGATAGCTTCCCTCGCTGTGATGCTCCTCGGCCACCACTGGGGGAGCCTCGCGCCAGGCCCAGAAGGCGAAGGCAAAACCCGTGAGGGAGAAGAGGGCGGTAAGGGCAAAGGCCCCTGCGAAGCCAGTAACGTCCGAGGAGTATCCACCGAGAACGGGACCGACTATGTTGCCAACGGAGAACATCATGCCACGCCAAGCCAGTGTCTCACCCATCCTTCCAACGGGTGCCAAATCAACCGCCGCCGCGAGGCTCGACGGGAAGAATATGCCCATGGAGAAGCCGTGGAATGCCCTGGCAAAGGCGAACAGGTAGACGTTGGCAGTAAGGGCAGATACAACGTAGAGAACGCCGGAGAGGGCACCGAATAGAGTGCCACCCATGAGGGCGTGGAAGCGGTAACCCCTGTCCCCAATGAGGCCGCCTATCGGCTTCGAGAGGACGGAGAGGGCGGAAGTCAAACCCGTGACGAGGCCTACCAGAAATGGGTCGGCGTGTAGGCTAACTAAGAATGGGGGAACAACAGGGGAGAGGACGCTTATCCCCAGGAAATACATGAAGAGGGCCAGATTGAGCAGCCAGATGTCCTTCCATGACCCCACTAAACACCAGCCTCCGGCTCCTTCATGCCTTTCCTCATGAAGGCGTGGCTCATGTGCTTGGTGTTCTTGGCGAAGCCGACGTTGCCCTTGGAGTCCACCATTATGATGCCCATCGTGTCCGGGCCAAAGTATTTGGTGGCAAGACTTATCGCGGCCTCGCTTGCCGCTTGAGCGTCCATACCGAGCCTGACGAAGTCGGTAGCACTCTTTGCCAAGGCCAGCTTTATGGCTACCTCACCCAGGCCGGTGCAGGAAGCTCCGGCAACTTCGTTTGCGTAGGTTCCTCCTCCTATTATCGGTGTGTCACCAACGCGGCCGAACATCTTGAGGAAAACTCCCCCCGTTGAGGTTCCGGCAACGACTTCCTCACCGTCAAAGGCCACAGCTCCAACCGTGCTCCTCAGGACTTCGGGGTACTCCTTTATCAGCTCGTTGAGTTTCTTCCAGTGCTTCGTCTCACCGGATTCGATGAGCTTCTTTCTGAGTTCCTCCCACTGCTTCAGTCTCTCGTCGGTTACCGGATTGTACTCCTCAAAACCGAGGAGGCGGGCGAACTTGACGGCACCTTCCCCCTCAAGAAGGACGTGGTCGGTCTTCTCCATAACCTTACGGGCGACGCTTATGGGGTTCCTAACCCCCCAGATTCCAGCAACGGCGCCAGCCTCCAGCGTTTTGCCGCGCATTACGGCCGCGTCCATCTCAACCTTTCCGTCGAGGGTGAGGACACTCCCGGTTCCGGCATTGAAGATGGGGTTGTCCTCGAGGGCCTTTACTGCCTCCTCAACCGCATCGAGGGCCGAACCACGCTTCAGTTCGCGCCAGCCCGCGAGAACGGCTTCTCTGACGCCATCGAGGACCTTCGGAATCCGCTCCTCGTTCCTTATCGTGCCGGCACCGCCGTGGACTATTATCGCAACCATGAGAACCACCGGGAGAAGTCCCCTTCGAAAGGTTAAAAGGATTATGGAAACGGAGTTAGAGGGAAACTAAGAGAACTCCAACGACCGCCAAGAGAAGGCCCTCCATTATTCTCGAATTTGGGGGCTCCTTCAGGAAAAGGATGGCGAGGGCTGCCGTTATGATTGGGTTTATAGCCGAAACCGGCGCCGAAACCTGAGAGCCCACAAGCTTTGTGGAATAGACAAAGAGGTATTGACCGAGGAGCAGACCGAAGAAAGCCGCCCCGGTCAAGACGGTTATCTCCCTGGCCGTCGTGTTCCTGATTTCACCGAACTTAGAGGGGAGGAAAACGCTCGCCCCTATAGCCGCGGAGAGCATCCTAATGCCAGCGAGGGTAAAGGAGTCAAAGTAGCCCGTCAGCCAGTCCATTATGACTATCGCGATGCTCCAGGATAGGGGAGCGAGAAGGGCAAAGGGAAATCCTCTTGGATCGACCTTTTCCTTAACCTCTGCCCTCCTAACGATTACAATGGCGAGGACTATCAAAACGGCCCCGAGAACCTTGTGGAGATAAACCCTGCGGCCGAGAAAGAGAACGGCCCACAGCATCGTCCAGAGGGGGTAGGTTGACGTTATCGGGACGGTTCTCGAAACACCCATCCAGTTGAGGGCATTGAAGTAGAAGTAGTCCCCTATAACGAAGCCAAACTGGGCCGAAATGAAAGCGGCCAGGAGGTATTCCAGCCTGGAGGAGAGGATTTCCCCGAGCTTCCCGGCGGGGATTAGAACCGCTAGATACATGACGGAAACTAGGTAGAGCCGAATCAGGTTCACGGCAACGGGGCTCTTTGAGCGCATTCCAACCTTTATGAGAATGGTTGCGATGGCCCATCCGAAGGCCGAACCCAGCGCCGCGAGAGAGCCGGGGATGAGCGTGTTCATGATCAATGGTGCAAATGGTAAGCTTAAAAGTTTAACGTTTCGATGGATTTCAAAAGAGAGTTCTTAAAGGGAAAAATGGAGTTAATATGAGAGATGATGAGCTCGGCGACCCTGACGGCAGGATGATGAAGATCTTGAGTGCTGAATTGAAAATAGAAAGGAATCTAACTGTGGAACACGGTATGGGGTGGGTAAACGAATACCGATATTTTTATGTCTTTGGGGGCTGTCACTAGCCAAGGGGGGTTGCAAGTACTATGCCTATGAGCGGATTTGTCACATAAAACTCAGCGCTTGCGTCGTAGTTGAAGATACCGAAGTAGCAGGCATTGCTGGTGGGAGATTTAACTTTCATTGTCACGGCGCTCTCAAAGAAAAAGGACTTACCAAACGCTGGAGGGTCGGGTAGCCAGGGCACGTCCTTTTTAAAATCGTATGCATGAAAATCCACGTAGTTGTTTGGATCCAGCGTATGTGTGTCCATTCTAAGATAGTATCCATCGTTGGTATTCACCGAGTAACCTGCACTGGCACTTATCTTGGCTGTTTTCTCTGAATCCAGTTCCACTGTTATGACCTCTGAGTAGCTGCTGGTCATTGGGCCCATATATCCGTCGGGGAGAAAATCATCGACTGCCTCATGTGCCCCCTGCGTGCTCACGCGTAAATGTAGATCCTTGAGGGCAAGGTCTGATGAGGAAACATCTCCACGAACCTTTGTTTTGGCATAGTACTCGGTCGTACTGGAGTCTACGGGGTGGTAATAATAAAAACCTTTGAGCTCAAGGACACCCTTTTGACCAAATGAGGATGACGTTGTCGAAGTTATCCAGTATATCGAGCCCGCGTAGTTCCAGTTTACACTGGGCTCAATAGCTGAAGCAAAAGGCTATCCCAATGAAAGTTGCATCTTTAATGGCGCTGAAGTTTATAGCGAGAGTTACCGCTTTTTCCTTAACGAAAGAATGAGCATAGGGTGATGCCTCAGGACCCGTGAAGACTTTCGTCAGTGGCCTCTGTGGTTGGGTAAGGTGGACGGGTTTTTGGGTTGAGACGTAGGAACTCCCGGTAGCCATTCCAACCATTAGCAGGCCAATGAGGACCACCAAGAGAGACTTTCACTTCAAGTGCTTCACCGTGAGGAGCTTTTATTATATTTACTAATGCTAGGACATACAAATCTTTCTCATTCTAAATAATAAAAATCCGAAAGGAAGGGGAGTTATTGGGCAGCCTAACAAATACACTCTCGAGTAAAAAGCAAAAAATCAACCCTTCAGAAAAGCCTCTACGAGGTTTCTCGTTTCGACAAAGGCCTCCAGTGGAACTCCCTTCGGAAGGCCGCCTACCTCACCATTAACGTCTTTGAGGACCCCTTCCCCGGCACCGAGGAACATTCCCTCGCTGACTATCCCCCTGAAGTTGGCCGGCGGTAAGAGAGCCACCGCAACCCTATTGCCCTCCTTGACCGTAAGGTCGTTCGTGACGACGGTTATTGCTCTGTCGCCGATGTTGACATTGGTGACCAGCAGTCTGTCCGCGTTCGGATGCTTGGCAACGCTCATAACCTCCCCGACCTTTATGTCGACCGCTATAACCGGATCGTTTATCTTTCCCAGGGCGAGCCTTTTGTCAAGGTTCAGAATCGTGTTGAGGAAGAACTTGATCTTTGCTACCGCTTCCTCTACCTTCCCCCGCTCGCTCTTGTCCGCCAGGCTGAGAAGCTTATGGTACCAGTCCTCGCCGCCGAGGGCCTCCACTATTCCGTTGGCCTTCTCCTTCAAAGCCTTCATCTGTGGAGTTCCAACGAGGTCGCGCGGGTCAACGTAAGAATAGCGCATGGCTTGAATTTCCGGAACCATCTCCTTGGCGAGCTGAACGGCCTTTTTCTTGTCCCATTTACCCTTGAACCTGGCGCCCTCCACGGTTTTTAGGAAGAGCTCAACGCTTTTCTCCGCCACGGATAATCGATAGTCCTTGCTTGTATCCCACATGCACTTCACCGCCGAGTTCATGGAGGGCCATGTTCTTAATGGTTTCGTCGGGTATAGCGCGTGCCACGTTGACCGCAAGGAACTCGTCACCCTGCTTGTAGTACTCCCTGGCTATCCTGTGCAGGAGTTTTGAGAGGAGCTTATCGTCGTGGATGAAGTTGGCCAGCCTAGAGGCCAGTTCAGGCTCCCCGATTTTCACGAAGTCCATCGCTAGGCTGAAGACGCTATCATCGCCGATGGCGTAACCGCTTCTCTCAGCCCAGTTGAAGAGGCTGTAGGCGTCTTCAAACAAATCTTTCCCAAGCTCTGGATGGTCGTTGGCGTAGAGCCAGAAGGCTATCTCCATCATGGCCAGCCCGCGGAACTGCCCCGGCATGTAACGGGCCATGAGAACCGCATCGTCTACCCGGTTGTCAGCTAGGAGACGGCGCATGAGGCCGAGGTTACCATCTACAGCAGCCCGTATCAGCTCTGCCCTTGCCCTGGTGTTTCTTGCAGGTAGCTCCAGGCCTATGCTCTCGTACATGGTGGCAGCGAGCTCAAGGTACGCCGCGGCCCACTCACCATCTTCAACGTAGTCCGTGCCCATCACGAGGGAACCGGCGGCTTTGGAGATGAGCTTTATGGCAACGTCCGGTTCGTCCTTTCTGCTCGCAGTAAGGGCCTCAAAGGCACGGTTAAAGAGATCGTAGGCATCCTCGTAGAGGCCTGCCCTGAGAAGGTTCAGGCCAACCCCCACCAACGCCTCGGCGCGCCACATGAGAACGGCTATCCTTTTGGCCGTGGATACGGCCTCTTCCAGGAATTTGAACCCGTTGTCCTCATCTCCGGTTGAAAACAGCGCCTCACCTATTATAGAGAGAATTATCGCTTTAGTCTTGCGGTCATCGGCAAAAAGCCTGGAGTTGATAAGCCCATCGCGAACCTCAAAGTAGTCCGCGCTCTTTTCAACACGCTTTAGAAGCTCCGCCAAAAGCTCCGCTCTAATTATGCCATCCTTCTCCTCGCGGATGGCGTTAAGGGCCGCCTCAACGCGGCCGTATCTCACGTAACCGTCAAGATCAATCATCGGCACACCCCCCGGAAACCCTGATTAGAGCGGGGGCACCATTGCAGCCATCCGGAGGAGCATAACGTCACACTCAACCGCCGTTACCTTACTTTTCTTGCATGCCCCTTATTTCCTTGATGGCCTTTATGACTTTATCCTTAATAAGGATATCGCCTATTCTATTGGCAAGTGTCATTGCCTCATCCACGTTTCCCCGGCGGGCATGGAAGATGGCTATCTCTCCAAGGAGCTCGGAGACTCTGCGCTCATCCCTCAGGAGCCCCGCCAGAATGAGGGCCTCCTTGGCCTTCCCTATCCTAAGGAACTTGTAGGCAACCGCCTCTAGTTCCCTCTCACCTGCGGGGAACTTGCCTACCAGCAGCATTTCAGTAGTGTCCTCGAAAACCGTTCTGGCCAGGTCGTTCATGTCGTGGATAAAAAGCCAGTAAGAGACGTTCAGCATCGTGATCGCTCTGTCGACCGGCGGGAGGAATCGGGCCATCTGAAGTGCCGTGGCGGCTTCTCCCCTCTCAAGGAGCTCGGTAACGGCAAGGGAGCCGCGCCTGAAGACCTCCGAGGCGAGTTCAATTTTATTGTCTATCTCCTTCGCCTGGAGCTTGAACCCAAGGGCCTCGTAAACGCCCCGCGCAAGGCGGTAGAAGTCGATGGCCTTCTCGTTGGGTATTTCCTCCGCGGAATGCTCTATATCCCTCGCCAGCCTGACCATCTCTGACACGACCTCTGAGTAAAGAGCCCTGCCCGATTGAAGTATGTCAAAGGCCCTCTCAAAGGCTCTCAAACCGTCGCTGTACCTCCCGGAGAGCACGAGGGTATTTCCGATTACCCGAAGGACTCCCGCCCGAACCATGGGGGAGGATATTCTTTCGAGGTACTCAAAGGCCCTTCCAAAATGCTCCTCCCCTTCCTTCTCAAGTTCCAGGGCGTAGAATGCCATTCCAACGTACGATTCCGCAACAGCTTTCTCCTTGAGGCCCTTTACTTCTCTCAGCATCTCCAAAAGGGGTGGAATAAAATCTTCTCTATAAGAGCGAGATATGACTTCCACC
This window harbors:
- a CDS encoding radical SAM protein, giving the protein MVKLVRVSYGTAIAMGLIRAKLLARPTTAYLMTYWPGRCSNDCAFCAQARSSRADLEKLSRVVWPAFRVDEVVERLKNGDFARICLQTIEYPGMLDDVFELLEAFSTINLPVSISVTPVDSETLERFKSLGVDYIGVGLDAASERIFGDIKPDASWNELWDFTARVVNVFGQGRAVIHIIVGLGETDREVVDAFIRARRIGADVSLFAFTPIKGTRLENLKPPSVERYRRIQLARYLVSIGGEDTIVFEGDSIRGFTLSEEKLLMIPPTVFMTHGCPGCNRPYYNERPGKEPYNYPFPPKREEAMKTLGLIL
- a CDS encoding MFS transporter, translated to MGSWKDIWLLNLALFMYFLGISVLSPVVPPFLVSLHADPFLVGLVTGLTSALSVLSKPIGGLIGDRGYRFHALMGGTLFGALSGVLYVVSALTANVYLFAFARAFHGFSMGIFFPSSLAAAVDLAPVGRMGETLAWRGMMFSVGNIVGPVLGGYSSDVTGFAGAFALTALFSLTGFAFAFWAWREAPPVVAEEHHSEGSYRELLKPTFIAVSLTLFFFSVSYAGVTTFLPAYYKSISLKQSLFGYYMMVIGTFSLVTRLIGGKSADRFGPLIPTVIGLLSVLAGYISLQLSLLPPGSYISAALIGTGFGLSVPAMQLMALGDLPQRIRTMGSSIYTMFLDLGTLAGQISLGYVAQLRGYTGVFPVLPLILGVSFITLFAPYLRRSGDG
- a CDS encoding isoaspartyl peptidase/L-asparaginase family protein, producing MVAIIVHGGAGTIRNEERIPKVLDGVREAVLAGWRELKRGSALDAVEEAVKALEDNPIFNAGTGSVLTLDGKVEMDAAVMRGKTLEAGAVAGIWGVRNPISVARKVMEKTDHVLLEGEGAVKFARLLGFEEYNPVTDERLKQWEELRKKLIESGETKHWKKLNELIKEYPEVLRSTVGAVAFDGEEVVAGTSTGGVFLKMFGRVGDTPIIGGGTYANEVAGASCTGLGEVAIKLALAKSATDFVRLGMDAQAASEAAISLATKYFGPDTMGIIMVDSKGNVGFAKNTKHMSHAFMRKGMKEPEAGV
- a CDS encoding DMT family transporter, coding for MNTLIPGSLAALGSAFGWAIATILIKVGMRSKSPVAVNLIRLYLVSVMYLAVLIPAGKLGEILSSRLEYLLAAFISAQFGFVIGDYFYFNALNWMGVSRTVPITSTYPLWTMLWAVLFLGRRVYLHKVLGAVLIVLAIVIVRRAEVKEKVDPRGFPFALLAPLSWSIAIVIMDWLTGYFDSFTLAGIRMLSAAIGASVFLPSKFGEIRNTTAREITVLTGAAFFGLLLGQYLFVYSTKLVGSQVSAPVSAINPIITAALAILFLKEPPNSRIMEGLLLAVVGVLLVSL
- a CDS encoding tRNA-binding protein — its product is MWDTSKDYRLSVAEKSVELFLKTVEGARFKGKWDKKKAVQLAKEMVPEIQAMRYSYVDPRDLVGTPQMKALKEKANGIVEALGGEDWYHKLLSLADKSERGKVEEAVAKIKFFLNTILNLDKRLALGKINDPVIAVDIKVGEVMSVAKHPNADRLLVTNVNIGDRAITVVTNDLTVKEGNRVAVALLPPANFRGIVSEGMFLGAGEGVLKDVNGEVGGLPKGVPLEAFVETRNLVEAFLKG
- a CDS encoding tetratricopeptide repeat protein, with the protein product MIDLDGYVRYGRVEAALNAIREEKDGIIRAELLAELLKRVEKSADYFEVRDGLINSRLFADDRKTKAIILSIIGEALFSTGDEDNGFKFLEEAVSTAKRIAVLMWRAEALVGVGLNLLRAGLYEDAYDLFNRAFEALTASRKDEPDVAIKLISKAAGSLVMGTDYVEDGEWAAAYLELAATMYESIGLELPARNTRARAELIRAAVDGNLGLMRRLLADNRVDDAVLMARYMPGQFRGLAMMEIAFWLYANDHPELGKDLFEDAYSLFNWAERSGYAIGDDSVFSLAMDFVKIGEPELASRLANFIHDDKLLSKLLHRIAREYYKQGDEFLAVNVARAIPDETIKNMALHELGGEVHVGYKQGLSIIRGGEKR
- a CDS encoding tetratricopeptide repeat protein, whose protein sequence is MGRFEEFLRLGNYRGAFAEALKERDPLKRIALTVEVISRSYREDFIPPLLEMLREVKGLKEKAVAESYVGMAFYALELEKEGEEHFGRAFEYLERISSPMVRAGVLRVIGNTLVLSGRYSDGLRAFERAFDILQSGRALYSEVVSEMVRLARDIEHSAEEIPNEKAIDFYRLARGVYEALGFKLQAKEIDNKIELASEVFRRGSLAVTELLERGEAATALQMARFLPPVDRAITMLNVSYWLFIHDMNDLARTVFEDTTEMLLVGKFPAGERELEAVAYKFLRIGKAKEALILAGLLRDERRVSELLGEIAIFHARRGNVDEAMTLANRIGDILIKDKVIKAIKEIRGMQEK